ATGTGAGACCATTGCTgtctattagaaaaaaaaaaatgccgccTACAGTGTGGCCAATGTTAAATTTGACTGTAGATAAATACAAACGAGGCCAGAATATATGATGGctttcttagtttgctttctttgcaaGGAAGGCATAAAGATTTGTAAATCTTGCAGGAGaggtgtttcttcttctttttcttcttcttcttcttcttcttcttcttcttcttcttcttcttcttcttcttcttcttcttcttcttcttcctcttcttctttttcttcttttttcttcttcttcttcctcttcctcttcttcttcctctttctcctcctcctctatcttctcctcctttttctcattttacagagGAAATGTGCTGTAGAAGGATCCACCTGCGTACTGTCCTAGTTAGCTCTAACTcaatttgacacagcctagagtcacctgagaaagcAGTCTCAATTGAGGCcctgcccagatcagattggcctgtctTGGGGTGGGGCGGGGATTGTCTTACTTGTTAACTGATATAAaggggcccagaccactgtgggcggcaccatccctGGGCATGGGGGGGGGCCGCGGGGGAGGGTttgcaagggggaggggctgggtttTATAAGCAAGTCACCTAAACAGGAGCCCAAGACTGTGGCAGCAGGAGGCATCCTTTATGGTTTCTGATTCAATttcctgctgtgacttccctcagggatgggactgtgacctggaagtgtaagccagataaacccttctgCCCCTGAGTTGATTTGGGTCAGAGGGTTTCATCTCAACAACAGAGGGTTCCTGACTTGAGGCTCTTGCTCTCAGTGTGTTATGACAACTCAGGGACTGTTCCCCATGGGCCTGGGACACCCTCTCCTCAGTGAAGTGTGACCCTtcaccccccctcccacccccaccccaagagcGACACGCAGAAATAAACGCAAGAGCAGAGGTCTCAGCAACCAGAGCAGCCTTGTGCTGAGTTGGGGTCTTTATTCTTCAGGACTCCAGGCTCCTAGGTTGGCCAGCAGCAGAGAGAACAGAGCAGGGATGAGTGTTGCCCTCGGCCACCACCGCCAGCAAGTGTCCAGGGTGCAGAGCCCCCTTCCCAGAGCCTGGGTGACTTCAAAATGTGCattctgggaaggaaggaaagggtcaAGGTGAGTCCGATCATCCCCACCCAGGGCTGCCTGGCTTCCCCAGGCCAGCACCTGGCTGCCTTCTTCCCTGGTCACAGGGGAAACGTGTGCCCCCCAAAGCCTGCAAGAGACACTGTGCATCCTCCCTGGCACTGTCAAACCGGGTAACCGGACCCCTAGTGGTCCTGGCAGCGGGTATGTGAAATGGTACCTGGAAGGGAGCCAGAGGCAAGTGACCTGCCAATCACGGGGCAGTGGCCAGCTCCTGCCACTGCTCCTGACTATACTCAGTCCTCCTGGGCTCTGCGGAAGGAGAAGGAGCCTGTACATGGCACACTTCCATTCAGCTGGGGCTCGGCCATCTGTTACCCAGGCCAAAGAGCACATCGGACTCCTTTAAGTGCCAGCCCAGGACAATGCCTTGCAGAGATACAGCCTCTTAGGAGGTGAGCCAGCATTTGGATGTGACAGATGGTTCTCAGTAGATGGCCCCCCTAAGATGTGGTAGGTTGCGGGCCTGGATAAAACAGGATTGGCAAGCCACCCGTGTGCTTGGCCATCTGCTGTTTGCACACAGCCCTACCCAGGGATTCTCAGGGTACTTGCCCTGCAACCGGCTCCACCCAGGGAGGGGATAACAGAGGCAGGAACAAGAGTGGGGAGGAATCAGGGCACCAGCACTGTCTCCTGGCTGCTGGTCTGCTGTGAGCATGTCATATAGGGACTAGAGATGGCTAGCTTGCTAAGAACAGGCTCAGAATCAGCCCACTTCCACAGCTCCATGGTGTCCATGTTTCACACCAGTTTCCaccgagcgtgtgtgtgtgtgtgtgtgtgtgtgtgtgtgtgtgtgtgtgtgtcttgggggagggatggacagACTCTCAACAGACTCTcaagtgttgttcctcaggagctatctgctttggtgtgtgtgtgtgtgtgtgtgtgtgtgtgtgtgtgtgtgtgtgtgttcatgtatgtgtatatctacatttatttactctgtgtgtgtgcatatgtgcagggGAGGCATGCCAGTGCACAGGTGGATGTCAGAAGACGACTTGGGGGAGCGTCAGTTCTCCTCAGCCGCCATGTGGGTTTCAGGAATTGAACCCACgtcatcaggctgggcagcaagcacctttatctgctgaaccacCTCACTAGACCTACCTTGTTtattgagatgggggtctctccctggcctgggacTCTCCagttaggctagctggccagcaaggcccagggatctgtatgcctctccctccctggtGATGTGGGTCCAAGCATCGACCACCGCACCAGGCTTTTTGACATGGTTTCGTGAATCAAACTCATGACCTCATGCTTGTGTAGAAAGCATTCtgctgactgagtcatctccctggccctcagAACACGtgtttatattttacagaaaGGGCCAGCCACTGGCCACTAGCTGCCCCGGGCACAAAGGCCCTGATATGAGGTCTCCCATGTGAGGCCTCCACCAAGGCACAGCGACAATGCTGATTCTCGCTAAGGCCCAGCCACATGGGAAGACAGGGCTGCCCTGGGCACCGCTGGCTGGCCTTACCTGTCTCCTGCAGAGGCTTGAAGCACCAGGGCACATTCGGGATGCTGGAGTCGAAGCAGCAGCCACGGTTGTTACACTGCTCTTCTGTGACTCTGGGGTAGCCGCAGTCCACCCTTTCTTTTGCCGGGACCATACACTGGCTTGGAGCTGTCCAAACAAAACCCGGTCAGCTGCCAGATGACATGTTTGGGGCTactttcttgcttcctgtggaacccccctccacccttcctcctGAATTCAAAGATCGTGACAGTCTTGCCCCATGGGGGATGACTAAAGAAAAGCAGTTCATTACGAAATGAACTGACGGTGGAAAGTGGGAATACTGAACTAAAATCATGCTGGGCTGCCGCTGGTTCCAACCATCGCTGTGCCTAGCATCCTTTGAAGTTGAAACCTTTAGAATGTGTTGCCTTAACAGACCCCCCAGCTGCCACCAACTCCAAAGCTAAGAACGCCATCAGATAACATCCGAAAGCCCCCGCCCTCTGGTGTAGCCCTGACATCCCCATCAGCGTACTCAGGgaatgccttgatttatgaccATCTTTTGTTGTGTCTACAGAGCTTCTTGCAGCCACTTGCATGGTGGACAACTTCCTGGCTGTAGCCACTCATATTTGACTCAGGAtaaatcttggttttttttttttgtttttttgagacaggctctcatgtagtCCGGGCTGGCCCTTGATCTTGCTGTGCACTCGTGGATCTGGAAGGATAGCTGTGGTCTGCCCGCACCACTGAATGCTAACCCAAAGAACTTGGCCTTTTGTCTAGGGTCCCTCTTTTGGCTTATCTTTTGGCTTCATGACACCTGGTTAGGAAATCATAAACAGGTCTAAATGCCCTCCAGCCCACAGGATCCCAGGAATCCAGGGGCCCCTGAACCTTAAAACAAGGGTCCCTTCTTTGTTTGATCCATAAGAACTGTCCCctccttggacctgcctaggctcaatgtgcagggctctgctgactccccatgggagaccttgatttgggggatgtggggatgtgggggtgcttaggagggagggctggaggatgagaggagggaggaggtgagatctgtgggtgatatgtagagtgagtagaaaatttcttaataaggaaaaatgaaaagaaaacaaagaaagaactgtCCCCTCCCCGGCGGAAAGTGTCCCATAGGGAAGATCGCCATGTGAACTATTCCAGTGTCTCTGCTGTAGCTCGCCACCACAGGGTGGTTAGCTTGTCCTGACTGAGCTGTGAGCTTCCTCCATCTGCTGCATTCCTGCTTCAAGACCGTACGCTTTTGCACACGCGCCCCTAAAGCCTGCCTCCTTTCATCGGCTAGCTGATTTCCCTTACGAACATGGGAACCCagcacccttcttcatctcccccACTGCAGCAGGTCCTTCGTGCCTTTCTCAGCTACTCCAGACCCTGACCCAGGGCCCCAAGGGACCTTTTTTGAAACTTCAACCTGGCTCCAGCTCCAAGATGCTCTTACGCAGCTGACATGCCCTGCCCGGGGTAGCAGGGTTTCACAGCTCCCCAGGAGACCTACTGTCTTCACCCTGGTCAGCTGTGACCTGGTGAAGGTCATACCCTGCGTCTCTGAGCTTGGCTACCTCTCACCCAGCACTGTGATTCGGTGGTTTCCACTGCCTTCtcaactgtttctttttcttttcttttcttttcttttcttttcttttctttttatctttatcttttttttgttgttgttctggtgACTTGCCGGGACAGTGTGTAAAGACCACCACTGTCTAGAAATCTCCAGcaaagaaggaaataagaaaggatGAGCACCTGAGGAGGAGAGAAGTATGTTCAATTTCTTTGAGCCTCCGTTAACTTGACTGTGAAATGGGACACAAAGAGACCCTCTGTAGGATTTCTGTAAGAAAGCGTGTGCCTGGTAAGTTAAATTGATGTAGAAGGTAGGCAGGTCGATCTTCTGTGTCCCTCCCCCTGCTGAGAGGTTCCAGCCTAGTACCCAGGGGAGCAGATAGGTACTTACACAGGCCAACATACTCCGAAGCTAGCCCAGAGGGCCCCGCAAGCAGGACCAGCAGCATTAGCCAGAGGGCTCTGGTctccatggcagcaggcaagcttTAGGATCAGCACACAGGATGTGCAGGGTCACAAGGAAGGCCCTTTTATACCCATATGTTTGCTGGGTCCTGTGGACTCTGGCCTCTAGCTCCACCACCTTCTGTCCTGTGAATTCCAGAAGACTCCTCCCCTATCCTAAGtcgggggatggggtggggagggaggaacgAGGAGGGGTGGGACAGCCACTTCAGAGTTCAGCCTGGAAGCAGGGTCTGTCAATCACTGTATGAACCTAGTCTGGAAGAAGGGTCGGTGAGGCTGCAAGGGACGTTTAGTCTTGTGGTCTCAATCACCTTACAGGAGCAATGCAGAGGACCCTGGGCCACTTAGTCCACAACACCACTGACACCTGAAACGCATATGACAACTAAGTTGGGTCCCTGGGTCTCCAGCGTCTATCACTCTTAAAGGTGGAGACTCTAGCTCTATACTTTCCCCCAGAaaagccatttattattattagctaTGCTTTAATGCCTAAAATGCATTTATccaatgtattttaataaaaataatatacatttggtttttaaaatcaaataatagAAAGCCCCCCCCTTCTGTCTAGAGACATCTGTTTTCAGCACCTCTGGTCTCTAGAgtcaagtggatttttttttttaatttacttacttaattgtgtgtgtgtgtatgtatgtgtgtgtgtgtacctgcatgtaTGCAGGGGCGTGCAGAGGTCAGACgagacatcagatcctctagaactggagttacagacaattgtgagccactatgtgggtgctgggacttgaacttgggtcctctggaagagcagtcagtgctcttcaccactgagccacccctccagcccctcctaaGCAGATTTTTAACCCAAGCAGGTTCAGACTCTTCATCTTTGTCCAGTCTGCCTTGCCTTACTTTCAATAAATGGTCGACATTGGAAAGCAGCCTTGAACAGCCTGTGAGGATGAGGCTGGTACAAGGAGACCTGGCTTCTGAAGGAAGAATCAGTTTCTCCAGTCTGACAGAGTTCCCGTGAAATTACTCCAGCAGCTGGGGCTAGCCATTAGTTCAACGGGGATCTTCCTTTGCCTGGTCCTCACTGACCAGCATTGTGACATCCGTGTGCTTTCACAGGGACCACCTGAGAACCATCCAGCACATTTGTACATCATCCTGTAAAAATGGCTACATCTGACGGCTCAGACTTGGCATCCGCTTTGAGCCAGTATGAGAATGGGTTCCTAAAGGGGGTGTCCAGGAGTCAGCCttcactgactggccagtgggaGCCTGAAGGCTGGTCCTGGCGTCAGAGATGCAGCCTCCCATATCGGGAGAGCCTGACATACACAGAGTCCGGATCAAAGGCCAGAGACAGCCTGCAGATACAGGGACCTCATGACAACCAGCAGAGCCCTCAGGGATCACAGcctggagaggagagaaaaggcttACGTCGGGAACTGTGACATAAGAGTTGTCAGGGTGGGGTGAAGTCTACCTGGGTTTTGAGGCCTGGGTATGAGTTCACTAGATGAGTAAGGGTCAGAAGGGCATCGGGAGTGGTACTACCTGCTTGGGGACACTTATCAGCATCCCATAATAATACCGTCCTCGGGGCAGGTGAAGGCCGAACATGGGGCCACCTCTCCCTTTTCTCAAGTTACCACTGGCGGTTATCGGAGCCAGCAGATAGGTGGAGGATGAAGGCagcgtcgtcgtcgtcgtcgtcgccAGGAATTCCTGCTGGCCACCTGTCACTCGTATTACAGCTGCGATAGGCgtggccctccctccctccctccctccctccctgtgaaTTCTTCTCTGGCCTCCCAGGCCCTTCTGAGTCATCAGGACctagatgtggatgctgggggaaGCAAACACCTCGGCGGGCTCAGGGGTGCCCCTGTCTTTTGGGGATAAATGTAAATGTGGCATACTAGCTGCAGAAGGTGATCCCCACCTAGGGCTGAGCCCCCAGCCTTGAGTATGAAGACAGTATCCACCCACCACTGTCGGGAAGACACAGGTCCTGGTGTTCTAGGAAAACAATGGCCAGCTTAGAGATGACTCAGGGCCCTGGCTTTGGCCGCCCTAGGGGACTCTCCACAGCCATCCCTGGCTCCAGATGGCTGTAGGTGGGCGGGGCTGTGGCATCGGAATCATCTCCCAGGGACACCTTCTGGAACAGAGATAAGTCTAAAACACAGCAGCTGACAGCCGAGCAGCAGGGcagtgcatcacacacacacacacacacacacacacacacacacacacacacacacacacacacaccgccccgcCTTTCCCCTGCAGGTTCATAGCTCTTACCACCCAGCGACAGGAGCCACCTCAGAGGAGCCAGTCTGCGGCCTTGCGGTGGCCTTGACTCTTCAGGGAAGACAAGAGCCCCTCCCTACCAGACCAGGAGGCACACAGCTCTTCTCAGATGTTCACAAAAACGAACCTGCAGGTGTGGGATCAAATCCCTGGACAGATGGCATGGGAAACCCCTATGCATGAGGCCTGCCCACCAGCAACCCAGATGAGCCGCTGCCTCTCTAGGGTACCAGACTGCCTCTCTCCGTGAACCAAGGTGGTGtcatggggattttcttttcttttcttttttttttttttagtttttcgagacagggtttctctgtgtagctttgcgcctttcctggaactcacttggtagtccatgctggcctcgaactcacagagatccacctggctctgcctcctgagtgctgggattaaaggtgtgcgccaccactgcccggcagggaTTTTCAAATGTGCTGGGTTGGTCAGTATCCTAGGCCTGTGACTTTGTTTAGAAATAAAGTTCTTGTGGATGTAATTCAGTGAACAGTGATAGCATGATACAGGAGTAAAGGTGGCCATAACTCCAACTGATGGACGTCCttttaagaggaggaaaagacACAGAGCCAGGACCAGGTGAGCAGCGACATGGGAGAAGATGGCCATTTAACaatgggacagagacaggagggacaAGTTCCCAAGCCAAGGAGTGCCAAGAAACGGCCACCAGGAGTGAAGAACAGCAAAAAACGTCCCCTGCCcttgagctgggtatggtggctcacgactttaatcccagcagtggagagcagagacaggtggatctctgtgagttccaggccagcctggtctacacagtgagttccagaatagccagagctgtgtagtgagaccctgtctcaacaaaacaaagtcTCCTGCCCAGAGTCCATGCAGAGGTCAGTGCTCGGCCAACACCTTGATCTTGGACTCGTGGGCTTCCAGGCTGGAGAGCCAAGTCTCTGTCAGGTGAACCATCTCTTGTGGTCCTTTCTACAGCAGCCAGTGGCTCTGAGGCCACTTCAGCCTCTGCTTCTGGCAGGAAGGTCCAGAGCATTTGGTGCTTTCCATGGCTCATCTCTGATGGCCTCCCCTCTGCTCATCTCCTCTCTGCTCACCTCCCCTCTGCTCACCTCCCCTCTGCTCACTTCCCCTCTGCTCACCTCCCCTCTGCTCACCTCCCCTCTGCTGACctcccctctgctggcctcccctcaactgaagaattgcc
This DNA window, taken from Peromyscus maniculatus bairdii isolate BWxNUB_F1_BW_parent chromosome 21, HU_Pman_BW_mat_3.1, whole genome shotgun sequence, encodes the following:
- the Tff3 gene encoding trefoil factor 3, giving the protein METRALWLMLLVLLAGPSGLASEYVGLSPSQCMVPAKERVDCGYPRVTEEQCNNRGCCFDSSIPNVPWCFKPLQETECTF